A DNA window from Tachysurus vachellii isolate PV-2020 chromosome 20, HZAU_Pvac_v1, whole genome shotgun sequence contains the following coding sequences:
- the LOC132863371 gene encoding uncharacterized protein LOC132863371: protein MLVAETLWSTNFWEERLCNHPNLCLLCLEHVSPPKPTSPHEHVSPPKPTPPPEHVSPPKPVPPPETMSQPEPASPPETMSQPEPVQTDTANTKFQPEETVHYVPATKTPDLENVPDNLYIEYNPMYYTEYYQFLPLEFYPKPLKVETVEEDCFLPSPQSPHNHQPILPERKRTLIKNQDPNDGGRDIMVNKLLGGMAMYPTESAFPPENVSVPQHVSPPESASLLKPVSPPKPASPPEPVSPPEPASPPEHVSPPEPASPPEPVSPPEPASPPEPVSPPEPASPPEHVSPPEPASPPEPVSPPEPASPPEPVSPPEPASPPEPVSPPEPASPPEPVSPPEPASPPEPVSPPEPASPPEPVSPPKPASPPEPVPPPKLIKAKGYGYITYSSESEAKKGCRNGPAEYFSV from the exons ATGTTGGTGGCCGAGACATTATGGTCAACAAACTTCTGGGAGGAACGGCTGTGTAACCACCCAAACCTGTGCCTCCTGTGTCTCGAACATGTGTCTCCACCCAAACCTACATCTCCCCATGAACATGTGTCTCCACCCAAACCTACACCTCCCCCTGAACATGTGTCTCCACCCAAACCTGTGCCTCCACCTGAGACCATGTCACAACCCGAACCTGCATCTCCCCCTGAGACCATGTCACAACCGGAGCCTGTGCAGACAGATACTGCAAACACAAAG ttccaGCCAGAAGAAACTGTGCACTATGTGCCTGCTACTAAAACACCTGACTTAGAAAATGTCCCTGACAACCTCTACATCGAGTACAACCCTATGTACTACACCGAGTACTACCAGTTCCTGCCCCTCGAATTCTACCCCAAACCCCTAAAGGTGGAGACTGTTGAAGAAGACTGCTTCCTCCCATCTCCACAGTCTCCTCACAACCACCAGCCAATTCTGCCCGAAAGGAAGCGCACACTG ATTAAAAATCAGGACCCCAATGATGGTGGCCGAGACATTATGGTCAACAAACTTCTGGGAGGAATGGCCATGTATCCAACCGAGAGCGCGTTTCCACCCGAGAACGTGTCTGTACCCCAAcatgtgtctccacctgaaTCTGCATCTCTGCTCAAACCTGTGTCTCCACCCAAACCTGCATCTCCCcctgaacctgtgtctccacccGAACCTGCATCTCCCCCTGAACATGTGTCTCCACCCGAACCTGCATCTCCCcctgaacctgtgtctccacccGAACCTGCATCTCCCCCTGAACCTGTCTCTCCACCCGAACCTGCATCTCCCCCTGAACATGTGTCTCCACCCGAACCTGCATCTCCCcctgaacctgtgtctccacccgaacctgcatctccccctgaacctgtgtctccacccgaacctgcatctccccctgaacctgtgtctccacccgaacctgcatctccccctgaacctgtgtctccacccgaacctgcatctccccctgaacctgtgtctccacccgaacctgcatctccccctgaacctgtgtctccacctAAACCTGCATCTCCACCCGAACCTGTGCCTCCACCTAAG CTTATAAAGGCTAAAGGATATGGATATATAACATATTCCTCTGAATCTGAAGCCAAAAAAGGTTGTCGAAACGGGCCTGCTGAATATTTCtctgtataa